AGGACCTACTTAGAACcgataatactttttaaatctCTCCATTATGGTAAAATTGGTGTAAAATTACACCATTTTTAAAAGACCACAGGGTCTCATAATGGAAACATAACTACAAATTAAAAAACCCTCCAAGACAAAGATATATCATGAAAAAACCTTCCTAGGCAAAGATATATCGTGATTACTTTAATGATCCACAAACTCTAGACCTGAAGTACTTGTGAAGAATTAAATTAGAATGCGacaaacaaaaaacacaaagaaacatAAGATAGAATGTCAAGTCAAAGGCAcgaaaaaaatctaatttatcaTGGCATGTATTGGTTCTGTCGCTTTTTCTTCACCGCATATCATTCCATGAGAATTAGCTATCAGTTAGCAATTCCAAGAGGtcactcttcttcatttttgagaaccctttcAGGCCTCGAGACTTTGCAAGCACCCTCAATTCAGACAACTTCAGTGCACTTAAGTCTTCGTGTTGAACAGCTGGCTGCTCCTCCACACTCTCATAGTTATTGGTTtgctcaaaatcatcatcctctGACAATGCAGCTATCCCAATGCTCGGGAAGAACAGCTCATCCTTTGAATCAATATCTAATTCAGAGTCAGGCTCTGGTTCGTCATCATGCTTCAAATCTATCTGATCATGATTGTTCTCTCCATCCTCACTACCTACTGGCAAGACATTCATATCATCCTCATTGTTTGAGACGGGCTGGTATTTTACACGAGGAACGGGAGACCTTCTCTGGAAACTTGATCGAGGCCTAGCTACTGAGGAAATATGACCCTCTTGTGGCTCATCCTTGGGAGTACTGTCTAAATCAAAAAATTTGGTGTTTCGTCCTCCGTCATATTGATTACTATCTTGCAACTGATCTGAACTAAGATCATTTCCTCTTCCCCCTCCGCTACTTCTCTTCACCTGCTCAACAGAGTGTTTCTTCAGCAATTTGAGGAGGGAATCTACAGTGCTGTTCTCTTTAATCTGCACTCGAGAGgcttcaactttcttttcttctttggatGCAGCCCTCTCACGCAGCCGAGCCTGGACCTTCCTGAATAGCTCAACAATCTCCTTCTCTCTAGGACCAGGGACTGAAGTGGACTGGAATTTTCCTGAGGTTGAAAGAGACATAGGCGGTccattttttaaagaaaacatatCATCATCGAAGTTCTCAAAATTATCTCTCCCATCGTTGTTCCTGTTCCTGCCTCTGGAGTGCCCATGCTTGTTTTGCCTTGAGAAATCTGGGTTTCTCTTTGCTTCACACAGAAAAGATGCTCCCCGAAAGCCACACCTTAGTCCTCTAACTTTGACATGGGAATGAATTATGTGATGACCTGGTGAAGAGTAAGAATATACAGCAGCAGATCGTCCAGAAACACCTGAACATGGGAGGCACTTTCCTTCTGCCATTCCACAACCTTCAATACCACCAAAATAATTTAGTTCCGTGGAGAAACACGTATATGAGaccaaaagtttttgaaaaggtGTTTAATGACACAAAACAGCATGTCCTGACAAGTAAACCCAAGAGAATGCAACCCACCTCTGACTTTAGTAAAGAAATAAAGATAGATGTCAAGACTAATCACGGGATCCAACTCTtgaaaccctaagccctaaaaacaaactaatcatattaaaatacaaCCATTGTGACTTAACACTATTCCACAAGTAGCTTGCAGATAAGGCATGCAGAGCTACATTGGTTCGATCATCCtggaaaaaagaagacaaacTTTGAGTTTGTTGAGTTCCCCTCTAAGACATCAACAATATAAATCCCGCTGCCCATGGTCAAAAGACCAACATTGTAATAACTGAACTTTGATTGTTTGTTTTCACtaaatatatactaaaaacCATGGTAGAAAATGATGGTAATATAAAAACTATCAGTGCAAAATGCATTGCATGACAAAGATGACCATTCAGAAGAGCAAAAAAGAGCATAAACAAAGGGTATGCCTGAGTAAATAGCTTAATTCAGGATTTATTCAATAAGTTCTTATCACATGATAGCTTGTGttataaatttgattgaaactaataaaaacaagcTAGAAAGAGCTAACTTTGATAAACTATATCAAGAAGCTTATTAGAGAAAACTAAAAAGGCATATCCAAGTAGTGTTAGCAATGCAGCTTGATTTggattttacttaaaaatacatttgaaacATACCTAAAAGCTATATACAGGTCATTTTAGTTTGGTTTtgaacatataataaaatatgaaccaAACTAAACCAATTTGTGTAGTTTAGATTAAATCAGGTTTTGTGGTTTTCAATTCCTAGttctaaaagtttcttttattaaaggTTGAAATCATTAAAACCTAACACTGGatacataaaacataaaaacattgcAAGTTGCAACAaacataataaactaataaaaacataacattATCATCAATTAAACGTCAATTGCAACAGAACATAGTAGAGATAACCAAAGCATCCCTGTCCAAATAAACCTAACCAAATTAAAGCATTAAATTAAATCACAGAAAAGCATTACATTAGACCTGTCCAAATAATCCTAATAAACCTAATCAAAGCATCACAATAAACCACACTTCCAAATATCCATCCCAGTCCTACATACACTTCACACACCTACCATATTCAGCCCACAAATAGAAATGCAGATTTTGTAAAAATCAATGGAACTGGAAGCGATAGACATTTGTACATAAACAATTATATCCTTCCTCGGCTCCCTTGAAACCACGACAAAGGGAAAACATAACAATTCATTTCATTACTTTACAGATTCATCAATTTCAAGATTTTCATCAGCTGCAGAGCTATGGTTTACAGTTACTAAACATTACATATTAAAATGCTAAAACAAGTATTTTCATCCTAAGAACAGCAACTAAACAATAAATCATTCAAATATCATAACCACAGATCTCTAAGGAATTCATTGTGGTTGaacagaaaacaaataaaaaaggaacGCAATTCAGCAAGAGAGATTTAGGGAATAAAGCATAAAAGCTattctttaaaaagtaataCCCGAAGGGAACAAAATGCTAGTACTTGGTACTGCAGAATTTGCTCATTTTTAATAATCGTGTTTCTAgaattatagaaataattttcCCTTCTTCTAGAGACACTCATAAAATTGTCAACTCAAAGAAAAATCTAATTATCACACCTAGTCAAACCAGAGACTAAATATTTTACCTAACAATAGgaaaaaaacataacattttataaatcaaGTTTGATAGCactcaaaatcaattttcatcGGTGTCAtagcagagaaaaaaaaatgaaggattATGGTCAAATCAATTGAAAGAAACACAACTAATTAGATAGAAATTGGCATAATTTTAACTGGGAGatctaaagaaagaaaaatgaaccaaacaaaggaagaaaaaaaaaatcccagtAAAGTATGAAGGAACACAGTTCAAATAAGATGAATCTTTTGTGGGATGATTAATAATGAGAGGCTTCAAATCCTATTATGtttctgaagaaaaaaaatgcaataaaaatgaaaagaaataaaaatttacccTTGAAAAACCACTGTTTTAATAATCGCTAGCGACTCCACTATTTGAATCCCATTGCAGCTGAGGATTACTGCGCTCCAATATTGTGCCTTTTTTAGTGTCATGTTGACTACTATGATTTTCATAAGTACAAATAAG
This genomic interval from Vigna radiata var. radiata cultivar VC1973A chromosome 8, Vradiata_ver6, whole genome shotgun sequence contains the following:
- the LOC106769652 gene encoding rho-N domain-containing protein 1, chloroplastic isoform X1 yields the protein MSQTLHPFLTNKLGCGMAEGKCLPCSGVSGRSAAVYSYSSPGHHIIHSHVKVRGLRCGFRGASFLCEAKRNPDFSRQNKHGHSRGRNRNNDGRDNFENFDDDMFSLKNGPPMSLSTSGKFQSTSVPGPREKEIVELFRKVQARLRERAASKEEKKVEASRVQIKENSTVDSLLKLLKKHSVEQVKRSSGGGRGNDLSSDQLQDSNQYDGGRNTKFFDLDSTPKDEPQEGHISSVARPRSSFQRRSPVPRVKYQPVSNNEDDMNVLPVGSEDGENNHDQIDLKHDDEPEPDSELDIDSKDELFFPSIGIAALSEDDDFEQTNNYESVEEQPAVQHEDLSALKLSELRVLAKSRGLKGFSKMKKSDLLELLTDS
- the LOC106769652 gene encoding rho-N domain-containing protein 1, chloroplastic isoform X2, which codes for MAEGKCLPCSGVSGRSAAVYSYSSPGHHIIHSHVKVRGLRCGFRGASFLCEAKRNPDFSRQNKHGHSRGRNRNNDGRDNFENFDDDMFSLKNGPPMSLSTSGKFQSTSVPGPREKEIVELFRKVQARLRERAASKEEKKVEASRVQIKENSTVDSLLKLLKKHSVEQVKRSSGGGRGNDLSSDQLQDSNQYDGGRNTKFFDLDSTPKDEPQEGHISSVARPRSSFQRRSPVPRVKYQPVSNNEDDMNVLPVGSEDGENNHDQIDLKHDDEPEPDSELDIDSKDELFFPSIGIAALSEDDDFEQTNNYESVEEQPAVQHEDLSALKLSELRVLAKSRGLKGFSKMKKSDLLELLTDS